One region of Miscanthus floridulus cultivar M001 chromosome 19, ASM1932011v1, whole genome shotgun sequence genomic DNA includes:
- the LOC136527404 gene encoding GATA transcription factor 20-like isoform X1, translating to MSHHDGSKPYQPRRGPERHPQPADEIASPPPAAVAPSVEHLVAAAAEAEALNRFAAEPQVHEQEVGEEEDEDEEEDEMEEEDEQEGQHGGIGGEHVPMDADAAAAAVAAAGAQMDPHSAMVPGTVPPMATNQLTLSFQGEVYVFDSVSPDKVQAVLLLLGGRELSSLGGASSSAPYSKRLNFPHRVASLMRFREKRKERNFDKKIRYTVRKEVALRMQRNRGQFTSSKPKPDEIAASEMAAVDGSPNWALVEGRPPSAAECHHCGTNATATPMMRRGPDGPRTLCNACGLMWANKGLLRDLSKSPVPLQAMQSAPLLDGGQNGSAMSVHGSELENAAAAMANGHESSSSGV from the exons ATGTCCCATCACGACGGAAGCAAGCCCTACCAGCCCCGCCGGGGGCCCGAGCGGCACCCGCAGCCGGCGGACGAGATCGCCTCTCCGCCTCCCGCCGCCGTTGCCCCGTCGGTGGAGCACCTCGTGGCGGCCGCCGCCGAGGCGGAGGCGTTGAACCGCTTCGCCGCGGAGCCACAGGTGCACGAGCAGGaggttggggaggaagaggacgaggacgaggaggaagacGAGATGGAAGAGGAGGACGAGCAGGAAGGGCAGCACGGCGGCATCGGTGGGGAGCACGTTCCCATGGACGCGGATGCTGCTgccgcggcggtggcggccgcCGGCGCGCAGATGGACCCGCACTCGGCGATGGTCCCTGGGACCGTGCCACCCATGGCGACCAACCAGCTCACCCTGTCGTTCCAGGGCGAGGTCTATGTGTTCGACTCCGTCTCCCCTGATAAG GTCCAAGCCGTGCTTTTGCTGCTTGGAGGGAGGGAGCTGAGCAGCCTGGGTGGAGCGTCGTCCTCTGCACCTTATAGTAAG AGGTTGAATTTTCCACATCGGGTGGCATCACTGATGAGATTTAGGGAAAAGCGGAAGGAGCGGAATTTTGATAAGAAGATCCGTTACACAGTCCGGAAGGAAGTTGCGCTTAG GATGCAGCGCAATCGAGGTCAGTTTACATCTTCAAAACCAAAGCCCGATGAAATAGCAGCATCAGAAATGGCAGCTGTAGATGGCTCCCCAAATTGGGCATTAGTTGAAGGCCGACCTCCATCTGCTGCTGA ATGTCATCATTGTGGTACTAATGCAACAGCTACACCAATGATGCGTCGTGGACCTGATGGACCAAGAACACTATGCAATGCCTGTGGCCTCATGTGGGCAAATAAG GGTCTCCTGAGGGACCTATCAAAATCTCCTGTACCTCTTCAAGCTATGCAATCAGCTCCGCTTCTAGATGGTGGT CAGAATGGAAGTGCCATGTCTGTGCATGGCTCCGAGCTAGAGAATGCTGCAGCTGCCATGGCCAATGGCCACGAGTCATCAAGTAGTGGTGTTTAA
- the LOC136527404 gene encoding GATA transcription factor 20-like isoform X2 yields MSHHDGSKPYQPRRGPERHPQPADEIASPPPAAVAPSVEHLVAAAAEAEALNRFAAEPQVHEQEVGEEEDEDEEEDEMEEEDEQEGQHGGIGGEHVPMDADAAAAAVAAAGAQMDPHSAMVPGTVPPMATNQLTLSFQGEVYVFDSVSPDKVQAVLLLLGGRELSSLGGASSSAPYSKRLNFPHRVASLMRFREKRKERNFDKKIRYTVRKEVALRMQRNRGQFTSSKPKPDEIAASEMAAVDGSPNWALVEGRPPSAAECHHCGTNATATPMMRRGPDGPRTLCNACGLMWANKGLLRDLSKSPVPLQAMQSAPLLDGGNGSAMSVHGSELENAAAAMANGHESSSSGV; encoded by the exons ATGTCCCATCACGACGGAAGCAAGCCCTACCAGCCCCGCCGGGGGCCCGAGCGGCACCCGCAGCCGGCGGACGAGATCGCCTCTCCGCCTCCCGCCGCCGTTGCCCCGTCGGTGGAGCACCTCGTGGCGGCCGCCGCCGAGGCGGAGGCGTTGAACCGCTTCGCCGCGGAGCCACAGGTGCACGAGCAGGaggttggggaggaagaggacgaggacgaggaggaagacGAGATGGAAGAGGAGGACGAGCAGGAAGGGCAGCACGGCGGCATCGGTGGGGAGCACGTTCCCATGGACGCGGATGCTGCTgccgcggcggtggcggccgcCGGCGCGCAGATGGACCCGCACTCGGCGATGGTCCCTGGGACCGTGCCACCCATGGCGACCAACCAGCTCACCCTGTCGTTCCAGGGCGAGGTCTATGTGTTCGACTCCGTCTCCCCTGATAAG GTCCAAGCCGTGCTTTTGCTGCTTGGAGGGAGGGAGCTGAGCAGCCTGGGTGGAGCGTCGTCCTCTGCACCTTATAGTAAG AGGTTGAATTTTCCACATCGGGTGGCATCACTGATGAGATTTAGGGAAAAGCGGAAGGAGCGGAATTTTGATAAGAAGATCCGTTACACAGTCCGGAAGGAAGTTGCGCTTAG GATGCAGCGCAATCGAGGTCAGTTTACATCTTCAAAACCAAAGCCCGATGAAATAGCAGCATCAGAAATGGCAGCTGTAGATGGCTCCCCAAATTGGGCATTAGTTGAAGGCCGACCTCCATCTGCTGCTGA ATGTCATCATTGTGGTACTAATGCAACAGCTACACCAATGATGCGTCGTGGACCTGATGGACCAAGAACACTATGCAATGCCTGTGGCCTCATGTGGGCAAATAAG GGTCTCCTGAGGGACCTATCAAAATCTCCTGTACCTCTTCAAGCTATGCAATCAGCTCCGCTTCTAGATGGTGGT AATGGAAGTGCCATGTCTGTGCATGGCTCCGAGCTAGAGAATGCTGCAGCTGCCATGGCCAATGGCCACGAGTCATCAAGTAGTGGTGTTTAA